The following are encoded in a window of Pirellulales bacterium genomic DNA:
- a CDS encoding BMC domain-containing protein, whose product MAKAMEALGMIETKGFVTLIEATDAMMKAANVEFLGWDKVGSGLVTAFVTGDVAAVKAATDAGAAAAGRIGEVVSVQVIPRPHEDLRAVMPGTGASGGD is encoded by the coding sequence ATGGCGAAAGCGATGGAAGCGTTGGGCATGATCGAGACCAAGGGTTTCGTGACCCTGATCGAAGCCACCGACGCAATGATGAAGGCCGCGAACGTCGAGTTTCTCGGCTGGGACAAAGTGGGCAGCGGCCTGGTGACGGCTTTCGTCACCGGTGACGTGGCTGCCGTGAAAGCTGCCACTGACGCGGGTGCCGCGGCCGCGGGTCGTATCGGCGAAGTCGTCAGCGTGCAGGTCATCCCCCGTCCGCACGAAGATCTGAGGGCCGTCATGCCGGGCACCGGTGCCTCGGGCGGCGACTGA
- a CDS encoding BMC domain-containing protein, which translates to MQDAIGLVETKGLVALIEATDAMAKAANVKVIKKVAIGGGLVTAVVQGDVGSVRAAVEAGAAAATKVGELTASHIIPRPSEGLVKAYLS; encoded by the coding sequence ATGCAAGACGCGATTGGATTAGTAGAAACCAAGGGGCTCGTAGCGCTGATCGAAGCGACCGACGCCATGGCTAAGGCCGCCAACGTGAAAGTCATCAAGAAGGTCGCCATCGGCGGCGGGCTCGTCACGGCCGTCGTGCAAGGCGACGTCGGCAGCGTGCGTGCGGCCGTTGAAGCAGGTGCCGCGGCTGCGACCAAGGTCGGCGAGCTTACGGCCAGCCACATCATTCCGCGCCCCAGCGAAGGGCTTGTCAAGGCGTACCTGTCGTAA
- a CDS encoding acetate/propionate family kinase, which translates to MKILVANLGSTSFKYRLYDMTDERQLARGGTERIGSAESRSYVDIGGTRREIVSKVPDHAVAVRRCLEQLTDPESGCLQDASEVAAIGFKAVHGGHISGVQRVTPEVLAAMDEMSPVAPAHNPPYITAMRLLREGLPEIPLVAAFETGFHQTIPDRNRFYAVPREWADMYHVRRWGFHGASHRYIAERTAELLGRKDLRIISCHLGGSSSLCAIRNGESVATSMGMSPQTGLPQNNRVGDFDPFALAIIVERTGRPLAEVLETLASRGGLAGLSGTSGDVRDLEAAIAAGSKDAQLALDVYIGAIRHCLGAYLVELGGADVIVFTGGIGENGRTVRAAICQDLGQLGIELDAAANETASGEAAIHASSSRTQLWIVPTNEEIVVARQAKELLQG; encoded by the coding sequence ATGAAGATTCTGGTGGCTAACCTGGGCTCGACGAGCTTTAAGTATCGGCTGTACGACATGACCGACGAGCGCCAGCTCGCGCGCGGCGGGACCGAGCGCATCGGTTCCGCCGAAAGTCGTTCGTATGTCGATATCGGCGGCACGCGCCGCGAGATCGTCTCAAAGGTGCCCGATCATGCCGTGGCGGTACGGCGCTGTCTGGAGCAATTGACGGATCCGGAGAGCGGATGCTTGCAGGATGCGAGCGAGGTGGCCGCCATCGGCTTCAAGGCTGTACACGGCGGGCACATCAGCGGTGTACAGCGCGTCACTCCCGAAGTGTTGGCCGCGATGGACGAGATGAGCCCCGTGGCGCCGGCGCATAATCCGCCGTACATCACGGCCATGCGGCTGTTGCGCGAGGGGCTTCCCGAGATCCCGCTGGTGGCGGCCTTTGAAACGGGCTTTCATCAGACGATTCCCGATCGCAATCGTTTTTATGCCGTCCCGCGCGAGTGGGCCGACATGTATCACGTACGCCGCTGGGGATTTCACGGGGCCAGCCATCGCTACATCGCCGAGCGCACCGCCGAGCTGCTGGGACGCAAGGACCTGCGGATCATTTCCTGTCACTTGGGTGGATCAAGCTCCTTGTGCGCCATTCGCAACGGCGAGAGCGTTGCGACCAGCATGGGGATGAGCCCGCAGACCGGACTGCCGCAGAACAATCGCGTCGGCGATTTCGATCCGTTTGCCTTGGCCATAATCGTCGAGCGCACTGGCCGGCCGTTGGCCGAAGTGCTCGAAACCTTGGCCTCGCGTGGCGGATTGGCGGGCCTCAGCGGTACCAGCGGCGATGTGCGAGATCTCGAAGCTGCGATCGCGGCCGGCAGTAAGGACGCTCAATTGGCGCTGGATGTTTATATCGGGGCGATCCGGCATTGCCTGGGGGCGTACCTGGTCGAACTCGGCGGAGCGGACGTCATCGTCTTCACCGGTGGGATCGGCGAGAACGGCCGCACGGTTCGTGCCGCGATCTGCCAGGATCTGGGGCAGCTTGGCATCGAGCTCGACGCGGCGGCCAACGAGACGGCCAGCGGCGAAGCGGCGATCCATGCCTCGAGCAGCAGGACGCAACTATGGATCGTGCCCACGAACGAAGAGATCGTCGTCGCCCGGCAGGCGAAGGAACTTTTACAAGGTTAA
- a CDS encoding EutN/CcmL family microcompartment protein translates to MFVAKVTGSVVATTKVDSMVGHKLLIVEPYRVDGQQRDRLVSTGRTFVSVDTVGAGQGEFVLIVQGSSARLTPETKNLPVDTVIIGIVDSVHVDHTNVYNRESEK, encoded by the coding sequence ATGTTTGTCGCCAAAGTTACTGGGAGCGTCGTTGCCACCACCAAAGTGGATTCGATGGTCGGACACAAGCTGCTGATCGTCGAGCCGTATCGGGTCGATGGTCAGCAACGTGATCGGCTGGTCTCGACCGGCCGGACGTTTGTGTCAGTCGACACGGTCGGCGCCGGCCAAGGCGAGTTTGTCTTGATCGTGCAGGGATCAAGCGCTCGGCTTACGCCAGAGACGAAGAACCTGCCCGTCGACACTGTGATCATCGGCATCGTCGACAGCGTCCACGTCGATCACACGAACGTCTACAACCGCGAAAGCGAGAAGTGA
- a CDS encoding aldehyde dehydrogenase family protein: MQATEAVIRSVVQEVLARIGTVPPAVNGRGFNGRYGIFTCVDEAVAAATEAFHQLSDRTIEDRKRIIGHIRRISIEQSVELGTMEMEETKIGRLVHKIEKLKTLGEKTPGVEFMRSEVFSGDHGLAVIEHAPFGVIGAITPVTHSLPTITGNAVSMIAGGNVLVVNPHPSGKHVAAEGVRRFNEAIYRDVGIDNLICVIAEPTLETADQIFRHRGIKLICVTGGPAVARAAMNSGKRAIVAGPGNPPVVVDETADLDRAARSIIQGASYDNNLLCIAEKEVFVVSSVFDQMLSAMDRAGAARLSAREVDAFTRVAITTVGEGEHKHDVPSKDFLGQDASVLAAGIGKQVPKSTELLFGETDESNPFVPVEQMMPFVPFVRVRDVDEAIAKAKHFEHGFRHTSIIHSNNVRNMTRMGRVMDTTLFVKNGPCMASLGLGGEGYLSFSIATPTGEGVTTPLTFTRERRCSLIDDLRII, encoded by the coding sequence ATGCAAGCCACTGAAGCCGTTATTCGCAGCGTCGTCCAGGAAGTACTCGCCCGCATCGGCACCGTGCCGCCGGCCGTCAATGGTCGCGGATTCAACGGCCGCTACGGCATCTTCACCTGCGTCGACGAAGCGGTTGCCGCCGCCACCGAAGCCTTTCATCAGTTGTCGGACCGCACGATCGAAGATCGCAAGCGGATCATCGGACACATCCGCCGCATCTCGATCGAGCAATCGGTTGAACTCGGCACGATGGAAATGGAAGAGACCAAGATCGGCCGCCTGGTACACAAGATCGAAAAGCTCAAGACCTTGGGTGAAAAAACTCCCGGCGTCGAGTTCATGCGCAGCGAAGTCTTCAGTGGTGATCATGGTCTGGCCGTGATCGAGCACGCTCCGTTTGGTGTCATCGGCGCCATCACACCGGTTACGCACTCGCTGCCGACCATCACGGGCAATGCCGTCAGCATGATCGCCGGTGGCAACGTGCTGGTCGTCAACCCGCACCCCAGTGGCAAGCACGTGGCGGCCGAAGGCGTGCGCCGCTTCAACGAAGCAATTTATCGCGACGTGGGAATCGATAACCTGATTTGCGTCATCGCCGAGCCTACGCTGGAAACGGCCGACCAGATCTTCCGCCATCGCGGCATCAAATTGATCTGCGTCACCGGCGGACCGGCCGTGGCCCGGGCTGCGATGAACTCCGGCAAGCGTGCCATCGTGGCCGGCCCCGGCAATCCGCCCGTGGTCGTCGACGAGACGGCTGACCTGGATCGGGCCGCGCGTTCGATCATTCAAGGCGCCTCTTACGACAACAACTTGCTGTGCATCGCCGAGAAGGAAGTCTTCGTCGTCAGCAGTGTTTTCGACCAGATGCTCTCGGCGATGGATCGTGCCGGCGCGGCGCGGCTGTCGGCTCGCGAGGTCGACGCCTTTACCCGCGTGGCGATCACGACAGTGGGCGAGGGAGAACACAAGCACGACGTGCCGAGCAAGGATTTCCTGGGGCAGGACGCCAGCGTGTTGGCCGCCGGCATCGGCAAGCAAGTGCCGAAGTCGACCGAGCTGTTGTTCGGCGAGACCGACGAATCAAACCCGTTCGTGCCCGTCGAACAGATGATGCCGTTCGTTCCCTTCGTGCGCGTGCGCGACGTCGACGAAGCGATCGCGAAGGCCAAGCATTTCGAACATGGCTTCCGCCACACCAGCATCATTCATTCGAACAACGTGCGCAACATGACCCGCATGGGACGTGTGATGGACACGACGCTGTTCGTGAAGAACGGGCCGTGCATGGCTTCACTGGGGCTTGGCGGCGAGGGCTATCTGTCGTTCTCGATTGCCACGCCCACTGGCGAAGGCGTGACGACGCCGCTGACCTTCACGCGCGAACGCCGCTGCTCGCTGATCGACGACCTGCGCATCATCTAG
- a CDS encoding EutN/CcmL family microcompartment protein: MQLGLVVGTATATRKHASLSGVKLLVVQALLADGKQPDGEPVLVADQLGAGTGETVMITSDGKFTREMLKDDSTPVRWCVIGIPNN; this comes from the coding sequence ATGCAACTTGGACTTGTTGTCGGCACCGCGACCGCTACTCGCAAGCATGCTTCGCTCTCGGGCGTCAAGCTGCTGGTGGTGCAGGCGCTGTTGGCCGACGGCAAGCAGCCTGACGGTGAACCGGTGCTTGTAGCTGATCAACTCGGCGCCGGCACGGGCGAAACTGTGATGATTACGAGCGACGGCAAGTTCACCCGTGAAATGTTGAAGGACGACTCCACGCCGGTCCGCTGGTGTGTGATCGGGATACCGAACAACTGA
- a CDS encoding EutN/CcmL family microcompartment protein produces MRIGEVIGTVTLSRSHPSLSGASFRLAIPLTLAELTRGERGAGEPIVVYDDLGAGDGCHIAISEGGEAAQPFRPKDKPIDAYNAAILDTVDIAANRKNKRR; encoded by the coding sequence ATGCGCATTGGCGAAGTCATCGGCACCGTGACATTGAGCCGCAGCCACCCGAGCCTGTCGGGCGCTTCGTTCCGGCTGGCGATTCCGCTGACGCTGGCCGAACTTACCCGCGGCGAGCGCGGTGCAGGCGAACCGATTGTCGTTTACGACGACCTTGGCGCCGGCGACGGTTGCCACATCGCAATCAGTGAAGGAGGCGAAGCGGCCCAACCGTTCCGCCCTAAAGACAAACCGATCGACGCCTACAACGCCGCGATCCTCGACACGGTCGATATTGCGGCCAACAGAAAGAACAAACGAAGGTAG